From Nicotiana tabacum cultivar K326 chromosome 22, ASM71507v2, whole genome shotgun sequence, one genomic window encodes:
- the LOC107831381 gene encoding uncharacterized protein LOC107831381 isoform X1: protein MRKLSFFLSIGFAHRSSKFRSSSSSNNNVLRFYCNSASPSNNPGLLAHYRSLVDQGKLQHDPYQEKVASELENLLGRLEQYEKDMEEYHAKLAQWEDNRENQRRKLLTVEAEAKQQGAFTPINKSRNIFQRWMSRKAEDVEEGVGKWVSYLNREKKLDSLVGHRPAAPPAPKGLYLYGNVGSGKTMLMDMFYKASDGIVKHRRRFHFHEAMLEINEHMHKIWKSQMEQKSLQSSISGWVMNLPFDSKVKEWIAAEERYKQEVQMKNILLDVADKFLVNQAGRRRGASILCFDEIQTVDVFAIVALSGILSRLLSTGTVLVATSNRAPTDLNQDGMQKEIFQKLLKNLEKHCETVLIGSEVDYRRLIAQRSIDQVHYIWPLNSNTKREFEDIWNKISKEVRGSITSQTIPVMFGRTLEVPESCNGVARFTFEYLCGRPLGAADYIAVAKNYHTVFISDIPIMSMRIRDKARRFITLIDELYNHHCCLYCTADSSVEDLFQGTEEGTLFDLESFQFETEMEGTKLRRDVLAEGNVSSGGAPSGITSMLSGQEEKFAFRRAVSRMIEMQTPLYLEAVQHFHPYFDSAHREFENYSAN from the exons ATGAGAAagctttctttttttctttctattggaTTTGCTCATAGATCCTCTAAATTccgcagcagcagcagcagtaataaTAATGTTCTTCGCTTTTACTGCAATTCCGCTTCTCCCTCCAACAATCCTG GACTACTTGCACATTATAGGAGTCTTGTTGATCAGGGGAAGCTGCAGCACGATCCTTACCAGGAAAAAGTTGCTTCTGAACTAGAAAATCTGCTTGGAAGGTTGGAGCAATATGAAAAGGACATGGAGGAATATCAT GCAAAACTTGCACAATGGGAGGATAATAGGGAAAATCAGAGGCGTAAGCTTCTTACAGTGGAAGCTGAGGCCAAACAACAAGGTGCATTTACACCAATAAACAAATCTCGCAATATTTTCCAAAGGTGGATGTCTCG GAAAGCTGAAGATGTAGAAGAGGGAGTTGGGAAATGGGTTTCATATCTTAATCGTGAGAAGAAGTTAGACTCACTAGTCGGTCACCGTCCTGCTGCTCCTCCAGCCCCAAAAGGACTATACCTATATGGCAATGTTGGGAGTG GGAAGACAATGCTTATGGATATGTTTTATAAGGCCAGTGATGGAATTGTTAAACATCGAAGAAGGTTTCATTTTCACGAG GCTATGCTTGAAATTAATGAACATATGCATAAAATTTGGAAGAGTCAGATGGAACAAAAGTCTCTGCAGTCAAGTATTTCTGGTTGGGTCATGAATCTTCCTTttgattcaaaagttaaagaatGGATAGCTGCTGAAGAAAGATATAAGCAAGAGGTGCAGATGAAAAACATTCTTTTGGACGTAGCTGACAAGTTTCTTGTTAACCAGGCAGGTCGTAGGAGAGGTGCTAGCATCCTTTGCTTTGATGAAATACAG ACAGTTGATGTTTTTGCTATTGTGGCATTATCTGGAATTCTTAGTAGATTGTTGAGTACTGGAACTGTTCTGGTGGCAACCAGTAATCGTGCTCCAACGGACTTAAACCAG GATGGTATGCAAAAGGAGATCTTTCAAAAGCTGCTAAAAAACCTTGAGAAGCATTGTGAAACAGTTCTGATAGGAAGTGAAGTTGATTATCGCCGCCTTATTGCTCAGAGATCTATAGACCAG GTCCACTACATTTGGCCTCTTAATAGCAACACTAAACGAGAATTTGAGGATATTTGGAATAAGATCAGTAAAGAGGTCAGAGGAAGCATCACCTCACAGACTATTCCTGTGATGTTTGGAAG AACATTGGAAGTTCCTGAGAGCTGCAACGGGGTGGCACGGTTCACCTTTGAGTATCTCTGTGGTCGGCCG CTTGGAGCAGCAGATTACATTGCAGTGGCTAAAAACTATCACACTGTTTTCATTTCTGATATTCCGATTATGAGCATGCGTATCCGTGACAAG GCAAGAAGGTTTATCACCCTCATCGATGAATTGTACAATCATCATTGCTGCCTATATTGCACTGCTGACTCTTCAGTAGAGGATCTATTTCAAGGAACAGAAGAAGGAACACTTTTTGATTTGGAAAG TTTCCAGTTTGAGACAGAGATGGAAGGTACAAAGCTCCGGCGAGATGTTTTAGCAGAAGGCAATGTTAGTTCAGGGGGTGCTCCATCTGGCATTACTTCCATGCTATCTGGTCAAGAGGAGAAGTTTGCATTTCGACGAGCT GTCTCCCGCATGATTGAGATGCAGACACCTTTATACCTCGAAGCAGTTCAGCATTTCCATCCCTATTTTGATTCTGCGCACAGAGAGTTTGAAAACTATAGTGCCAACTAA
- the LOC107831383 gene encoding uncharacterized protein At2g34160-like, translating into MEGITEGVKNISVTETHKKNRIQVSNTKKSLFFYVNLSKRYMQQYNEVELSALGMAISTVVTVAEILKNNGFAVEKKIKTLTIDMRDEPGARPIPKAKIEIVLGKTEKFDELMAAEAEQNGDNEEQN; encoded by the exons ATGGAAGGAATCACAGAGGGAGTAAAGAACATAAGTGTAACTGAGACCCACAAGAAGAACAGAATCCAAGTCTCTAACACCAAAAAATCCCTCTTTTTCTATGTTAACCTCTCCAAG AGGTACATGCAGCAGTACAATGAAGTGGAACTCTCTGCTCTTGGGATGG CTATTTCAACAGTGGTTACCGTTgctgaaattctcaagaacaatGGATTTGCTGTTGAGAAGA AGATCAAGACACTCACTATTGACATGAGGGATGAACCAGGAGCCCGACCGATACCAAAAGCAAAG ATTGAAATAGTGCTCGGAAAGACAGAGAAGTTTGATGAGTTAATGGCTGCAGAAGCAGAGCAAAATGGGGACAATGAGGAGCagaactaa
- the LOC107831381 gene encoding uncharacterized protein LOC107831381 isoform X2 encodes MLESMEFHSQGTSRKLSSICEQGSIHGLLAHYRSLVDQGKLQHDPYQEKVASELENLLGRLEQYEKDMEEYHAKLAQWEDNRENQRRKLLTVEAEAKQQGAFTPINKSRNIFQRWMSRKAEDVEEGVGKWVSYLNREKKLDSLVGHRPAAPPAPKGLYLYGNVGSGKTMLMDMFYKASDGIVKHRRRFHFHEAMLEINEHMHKIWKSQMEQKSLQSSISGWVMNLPFDSKVKEWIAAEERYKQEVQMKNILLDVADKFLVNQAGRRRGASILCFDEIQTVDVFAIVALSGILSRLLSTGTVLVATSNRAPTDLNQDGMQKEIFQKLLKNLEKHCETVLIGSEVDYRRLIAQRSIDQVHYIWPLNSNTKREFEDIWNKISKEVRGSITSQTIPVMFGRTLEVPESCNGVARFTFEYLCGRPLGAADYIAVAKNYHTVFISDIPIMSMRIRDKARRFITLIDELYNHHCCLYCTADSSVEDLFQGTEEGTLFDLESFQFETEMEGTKLRRDVLAEGNVSSGGAPSGITSMLSGQEEKFAFRRAVSRMIEMQTPLYLEAVQHFHPYFDSAHREFENYSAN; translated from the exons ATGCTTGAAAGTATGGAGTTTCATTCACAAGGCACTAGCAGAAAGCTCAGTTCTATATGTGAACAAGGCAGTATTCATG GACTACTTGCACATTATAGGAGTCTTGTTGATCAGGGGAAGCTGCAGCACGATCCTTACCAGGAAAAAGTTGCTTCTGAACTAGAAAATCTGCTTGGAAGGTTGGAGCAATATGAAAAGGACATGGAGGAATATCAT GCAAAACTTGCACAATGGGAGGATAATAGGGAAAATCAGAGGCGTAAGCTTCTTACAGTGGAAGCTGAGGCCAAACAACAAGGTGCATTTACACCAATAAACAAATCTCGCAATATTTTCCAAAGGTGGATGTCTCG GAAAGCTGAAGATGTAGAAGAGGGAGTTGGGAAATGGGTTTCATATCTTAATCGTGAGAAGAAGTTAGACTCACTAGTCGGTCACCGTCCTGCTGCTCCTCCAGCCCCAAAAGGACTATACCTATATGGCAATGTTGGGAGTG GGAAGACAATGCTTATGGATATGTTTTATAAGGCCAGTGATGGAATTGTTAAACATCGAAGAAGGTTTCATTTTCACGAG GCTATGCTTGAAATTAATGAACATATGCATAAAATTTGGAAGAGTCAGATGGAACAAAAGTCTCTGCAGTCAAGTATTTCTGGTTGGGTCATGAATCTTCCTTttgattcaaaagttaaagaatGGATAGCTGCTGAAGAAAGATATAAGCAAGAGGTGCAGATGAAAAACATTCTTTTGGACGTAGCTGACAAGTTTCTTGTTAACCAGGCAGGTCGTAGGAGAGGTGCTAGCATCCTTTGCTTTGATGAAATACAG ACAGTTGATGTTTTTGCTATTGTGGCATTATCTGGAATTCTTAGTAGATTGTTGAGTACTGGAACTGTTCTGGTGGCAACCAGTAATCGTGCTCCAACGGACTTAAACCAG GATGGTATGCAAAAGGAGATCTTTCAAAAGCTGCTAAAAAACCTTGAGAAGCATTGTGAAACAGTTCTGATAGGAAGTGAAGTTGATTATCGCCGCCTTATTGCTCAGAGATCTATAGACCAG GTCCACTACATTTGGCCTCTTAATAGCAACACTAAACGAGAATTTGAGGATATTTGGAATAAGATCAGTAAAGAGGTCAGAGGAAGCATCACCTCACAGACTATTCCTGTGATGTTTGGAAG AACATTGGAAGTTCCTGAGAGCTGCAACGGGGTGGCACGGTTCACCTTTGAGTATCTCTGTGGTCGGCCG CTTGGAGCAGCAGATTACATTGCAGTGGCTAAAAACTATCACACTGTTTTCATTTCTGATATTCCGATTATGAGCATGCGTATCCGTGACAAG GCAAGAAGGTTTATCACCCTCATCGATGAATTGTACAATCATCATTGCTGCCTATATTGCACTGCTGACTCTTCAGTAGAGGATCTATTTCAAGGAACAGAAGAAGGAACACTTTTTGATTTGGAAAG TTTCCAGTTTGAGACAGAGATGGAAGGTACAAAGCTCCGGCGAGATGTTTTAGCAGAAGGCAATGTTAGTTCAGGGGGTGCTCCATCTGGCATTACTTCCATGCTATCTGGTCAAGAGGAGAAGTTTGCATTTCGACGAGCT GTCTCCCGCATGATTGAGATGCAGACACCTTTATACCTCGAAGCAGTTCAGCATTTCCATCCCTATTTTGATTCTGCGCACAGAGAGTTTGAAAACTATAGTGCCAACTAA